A single window of Pectobacterium parmentieri DNA harbors:
- the pth gene encoding aminoacyl-tRNA hydrolase — MSSIKLIVGLANPGAEYAATRHNAGAWFVDCLAESYRQSLKEENKFFGYTARLNLAGQDVRLLVPTTFMNLSGKAVAAMATFYRIQPDEILVAHDELDLLPGIAKLKLGGGHGGHNGLKDIISKLGNNPNFHRLRIGIGHPGDKSKVTGFVLGKPPMSEQTLIDGAIDEAVRCTEILMKEDMIKAMNRLHAFKAV, encoded by the coding sequence GTGAGCAGCATTAAATTAATTGTCGGCCTGGCGAATCCCGGCGCTGAATATGCCGCCACCCGCCATAATGCGGGCGCCTGGTTTGTCGACTGTCTGGCTGAGTCTTACCGTCAGTCGCTAAAAGAAGAAAACAAATTTTTCGGTTACACCGCCCGTCTAAATCTGGCGGGGCAAGATGTGCGCCTGCTGGTTCCCACTACATTCATGAACCTGAGTGGAAAAGCTGTTGCGGCAATGGCCACTTTCTACCGCATCCAGCCTGATGAGATCCTGGTCGCACATGATGAACTGGATTTATTACCGGGGATTGCCAAACTTAAACTGGGCGGTGGACACGGCGGTCACAACGGACTGAAAGACATCATCAGTAAATTAGGTAATAACCCGAATTTCCATCGTTTACGCATCGGCATTGGCCATCCAGGTGATAAAAGCAAAGTGACAGGTTTTGTGTTGGGCAAGCCACCGATGAGCGAGCAGACGTTGATCGACGGCGCCATTGACGAAGCCGTGCGCTGCACTGAAATTCTGATGAAAGAAGACATGATCAAAGCGATGAACCGTTTGCATGCTTTCAAAGCGGTATAA
- the ychH gene encoding stress-induced protein YchH: MKRKNVTTLGNVLMGLGMVLMVGGFAFTIASQFPKLNVPEYMTYIDLVGIFSGAIFWLVGARVSGREEIADRYWWIKHFDKRCRSQRHP; encoded by the coding sequence ATGAAACGTAAAAACGTGACAACATTGGGTAATGTGCTGATGGGGCTCGGTATGGTTCTGATGGTTGGCGGTTTTGCCTTCACTATCGCCAGTCAGTTCCCGAAACTGAATGTCCCTGAATATATGACTTATATCGATCTGGTCGGTATTTTTTCTGGCGCAATATTTTGGTTGGTGGGGGCGCGTGTTAGCGGGCGAGAGGAAATCGCAGACCGTTACTGGTGGATTAAACACTTTGATAAGCGCTGCCGCAGTCAACGCCACCCATAA
- the prs gene encoding ribose-phosphate diphosphokinase: MPDMKLFAGNAIPELAQRIANRLYTSLGDAAVGRFSDGEVSVQINENVRGGDIFIIQSTCAPTNDNLMELVVMVDALRRASAGRITAVIPYFGYARQDRRVRSARVPITAKVVADFLSSVGVDRVLTVDLHAEQIQGFFDVPVDNVFGSPILLEDMLQQNLENPIVVSPDIGGVVRARAIAKLLNDTDMAIIDKRRPRANVSQVMHIIGDVAGRDCVLVDDMIDTGGTLCKAAEALKERGAKRVFAYATHPIFSGNAYENIKNSVIDEVIVCDTIPLAENIRALPNVRTLTLSGMLAEAIRRISNEESISAMFEH; the protein is encoded by the coding sequence GTGCCTGATATGAAGCTTTTTGCTGGTAACGCCATCCCGGAACTAGCACAACGTATTGCCAACCGTTTGTACACTAGCCTTGGCGACGCCGCTGTCGGTCGTTTTAGCGATGGCGAAGTCAGCGTGCAAATCAATGAAAATGTACGCGGTGGTGATATTTTCATCATCCAGTCCACCTGCGCACCCACCAATGACAACCTGATGGAATTGGTTGTCATGGTTGATGCTCTGCGTCGCGCGTCTGCGGGACGTATTACCGCCGTTATTCCCTACTTCGGCTATGCCCGTCAGGATCGTCGCGTGCGTTCCGCACGTGTGCCAATCACCGCGAAAGTTGTTGCTGACTTCCTATCCAGCGTCGGTGTTGACCGTGTTCTGACCGTTGATCTGCACGCTGAGCAGATTCAAGGGTTCTTCGATGTGCCAGTAGATAACGTCTTCGGTAGCCCGATCCTGCTGGAAGATATGCTGCAACAGAATCTGGAAAACCCAATCGTGGTTTCTCCTGACATCGGTGGCGTTGTACGTGCCCGTGCAATCGCTAAACTACTGAACGATACCGACATGGCGATCATTGACAAGCGCCGTCCACGTGCCAACGTTTCTCAGGTGATGCACATCATCGGGGATGTCGCGGGTCGTGACTGTGTGCTGGTTGACGATATGATCGACACTGGCGGCACGCTGTGCAAAGCGGCGGAAGCGCTGAAAGAACGTGGGGCTAAACGTGTATTCGCTTATGCCACACACCCAATTTTCTCAGGCAATGCTTACGAGAACATCAAGAACTCTGTTATTGATGAAGTGATTGTCTGCGATACCATTCCGCTGGCAGAAAACATTCGTGCACTGCCGAATGTTCGTACATTGACGCTGTCTGGTATGTTGGCCGAAGCGATTCGTCGTATCAGCAACGAAGAATCCATTTCTGCGATGTTTGAACATTAA
- the ispE gene encoding 4-(cytidine 5'-diphospho)-2-C-methyl-D-erythritol kinase, which translates to MQPTVTETWPAPAKLNLFLYITGQRQDGYHLLQTLFQFLDYGDTLTIRPRDDDQINLLTPVDGVDNEQNLIVRAARLLQQQHGDRPTHFGADISIDKRLPMGGGLGGGSSNAATVLVALNHLWQSGLSVDSLAELGLQLGADVPVFVRGHAAFAEGIGEQLTPANPPEKWYLVAHPGVSIATPLIFGDPELTRNSPIRDLESLLNQTFVNDCEAIARKRFREVEQLLSWLLEYAPARLTGTGACVFAEFDTEFAARQVLDQAPEWLNGFVARGVNVSPLQRKLSGQR; encoded by the coding sequence ATGCAACCGACGGTTACCGAGACATGGCCTGCCCCCGCCAAACTGAATCTATTTCTTTATATTACGGGCCAGAGACAGGACGGGTATCACCTGCTGCAAACGCTATTTCAGTTTCTGGATTACGGCGACACTCTGACGATTCGGCCGCGTGATGACGATCAGATTAACCTGCTTACCCCCGTGGACGGTGTCGATAACGAGCAAAACCTGATCGTTCGCGCCGCACGCTTACTACAGCAGCAGCACGGCGATCGCCCTACCCATTTTGGCGCAGACATCAGCATCGATAAGCGCCTGCCGATGGGCGGTGGGCTAGGCGGAGGGTCATCCAATGCGGCCACCGTCTTGGTCGCCCTTAATCATTTGTGGCAAAGCGGCCTGAGCGTTGATTCGTTGGCCGAATTGGGGCTACAACTGGGGGCGGATGTTCCCGTGTTTGTTCGTGGACATGCCGCCTTTGCCGAAGGTATCGGCGAACAGTTAACGCCAGCAAATCCACCAGAAAAATGGTATCTGGTGGCGCACCCTGGCGTGAGTATCGCCACCCCGTTGATTTTCGGCGATCCGGAGTTGACGCGAAATTCGCCAATTCGTGATTTAGAGTCTTTATTAAACCAGACCTTCGTCAATGATTGTGAAGCTATCGCAAGAAAACGTTTTCGTGAGGTTGAACAGCTACTTTCATGGCTGCTAGAATACGCCCCGGCGCGCCTGACTGGAACGGGGGCTTGTGTGTTTGCAGAGTTTGACACCGAGTTCGCAGCCCGTCAGGTGCTTGACCAGGCCCCGGAATGGTTAAACGGTTTTGTCGCGCGAGGCGTTAACGTCTCTCCGCTACAACGTAAGCTTTCTGGGCAACGTTAG
- the lolB gene encoding lipoprotein insertase outer membrane protein LolB, whose amino-acid sequence MPTKTVRCLRLLPLASVLLAACSINQPTQTGTSATSPEWQQHQQKVQQLSQYQTRGAFAYISDSKRVSANFFWQDTPPQRYRLLLTNPLGSTELELRAQPDGVQITDNQGKRYVGEDAEYMIQQLTGMAIPLNNLRQWIRGIPGDATEFTLDERYLLKTITYRQGNQNWNVSYQSYNTELTPPLPTSLELVQGEQRIKLKMNNWMVK is encoded by the coding sequence ATGCCAACCAAAACCGTCCGATGCCTGCGTTTACTGCCTTTAGCCAGCGTATTGCTCGCCGCCTGTAGCATTAATCAACCTACCCAAACGGGGACAAGCGCGACGTCGCCAGAGTGGCAACAGCATCAGCAAAAGGTACAGCAACTCAGCCAATATCAGACACGTGGCGCTTTTGCCTATATCTCCGATAGCAAAAGAGTATCGGCTAACTTTTTCTGGCAGGACACACCGCCACAGCGTTATCGACTGCTGCTGACCAACCCACTCGGCAGCACTGAATTAGAACTGAGAGCCCAACCTGACGGCGTGCAAATCACCGACAATCAGGGCAAGCGTTATGTGGGTGAAGATGCCGAATATATGATCCAGCAACTGACCGGTATGGCGATCCCACTGAATAATCTGCGCCAATGGATACGTGGTATACCGGGCGATGCCACTGAATTCACACTAGATGAACGCTATCTGCTGAAAACCATCACCTATCGACAGGGCAATCAAAACTGGAATGTCAGCTATCAGAGTTACAACACCGAGCTAACGCCCCCTCTCCCAACCAGCCTGGAATTAGTTCAGGGTGAACAGCGTATTAAGTTGAAAATGAATAACTGGATGGTTAAATAA
- the hemA gene encoding glutamyl-tRNA reductase yields the protein MTLLALGINHKTAPVSLRERVVFSQDKLGVALDSLLQQPLVQGGVVLSTCNRTELYLSVDEQENQREQLIRWLCEYHQLRPEEVNDSLYWHQGNAAVSHLMRVASGLDSLVLGEPQILGQVKKAFAESQRGHSLSSELERLFQKSFTVAKRVRTETDIGASAVSVAFAACTLARQIFESLSDVTVLLVGAGETIELVARYLREHNVQKMLIANRTRERAQVLATEVGAEVITLAELDEQLVHADIVISSTASTLPIIGKGMMERTLKARRNQPMLMVDIAVPRDIEPEVGKLPNVYLYSVDDLHAIIQHNLAQRKAAAVQAESIVQQESSDFMAWLRAQSAVETIRDYRAQADELRAEMTAKALAAIQQGNDVEAVIQELTHRLTNRLIHAPTKSLQQAARDGDQNRLQILRDSLGLD from the coding sequence ATGACCCTGCTTGCGCTTGGTATTAATCACAAAACCGCCCCCGTTTCTCTGCGTGAACGCGTTGTGTTCTCACAAGATAAACTCGGAGTGGCCCTCGACAGTCTGTTACAGCAACCGCTGGTGCAGGGCGGCGTTGTGCTGTCTACCTGCAATCGCACGGAACTCTATCTCAGCGTTGACGAACAGGAAAACCAGCGCGAGCAGTTGATTCGTTGGCTGTGTGAATACCATCAATTGCGCCCGGAAGAGGTTAACGACAGCCTGTATTGGCATCAGGGTAACGCAGCGGTCAGCCATCTCATGCGCGTTGCCAGCGGTCTGGATTCTTTGGTGTTAGGCGAACCACAGATTTTAGGGCAGGTTAAGAAGGCGTTTGCCGAATCACAGCGTGGACATTCTCTGTCCAGCGAGCTGGAGCGGCTGTTCCAGAAGTCCTTTACCGTGGCCAAGCGTGTTCGTACAGAAACGGATATCGGTGCCAGCGCGGTGTCGGTGGCGTTCGCTGCATGTACGCTAGCGCGGCAGATTTTTGAGTCACTGTCGGATGTCACTGTGCTGTTGGTAGGCGCCGGAGAGACCATTGAATTGGTGGCTCGTTATCTTCGTGAGCACAACGTACAAAAGATGTTGATAGCGAACCGTACCCGTGAACGCGCACAGGTGCTGGCAACGGAAGTAGGGGCTGAGGTCATCACGCTGGCAGAGCTGGATGAACAACTTGTTCATGCCGATATCGTGATCAGTTCAACGGCGAGTACGCTACCGATTATCGGAAAAGGAATGATGGAACGGACGCTGAAAGCGAGGCGGAATCAGCCAATGCTGATGGTAGATATCGCGGTTCCACGTGATATTGAGCCGGAAGTCGGTAAATTGCCGAACGTTTATCTCTACAGTGTGGACGATTTGCACGCGATCATTCAGCATAATCTCGCGCAGCGCAAAGCGGCGGCGGTGCAGGCTGAATCCATCGTGCAGCAAGAAAGCTCCGATTTCATGGCGTGGCTGCGTGCGCAGTCAGCGGTGGAAACGATCCGCGATTATCGCGCTCAGGCCGATGAGCTGCGCGCAGAAATGACAGCTAAGGCATTGGCTGCCATCCAACAAGGCAATGACGTTGAAGCGGTGATTCAAGAATTGACACACCGTTTAACCAATCGTCTGATTCACGCGCCGACCAAATCCCTTCAGCAAGCCGCTCGTGACGGCGACCAAAACCGGTTACAAATTTTACGTGACAGCCTTGGGCTGGACTAG
- the prfA gene encoding peptide chain release factor 1 produces MKPSIVAKLEALQERHEEVQALLGEPSVIADMDRFRALSREYAQLTDITRCFQQWQQAQEDQQTAEMMLDDPEMRDMAQEELKEGKATIEALEQQLQVLLLPKDPDDERGCFLEVRAGTGGDEAAIFAGDLFRMYSRYAESRRWRVEVVSASEGEHGGYKEVIAKISGDGVYGQLKFESGGHRVQRVPATESQGRIHTSACTVAVMAEVPEAELPDINPADLRIDTFRSSGAGGQHVNTTDSAIRITHLPTGIVVECQDERSQHKNKAKALSVLGARIRAAEIHKRQQEEASTRRNLLGSGDRSDRIRTYNFPQGRVTDHRINLTLYRLDEVMEGKLDTLIQPVVQEYQADQLAALSEQE; encoded by the coding sequence ATGAAGCCTTCTATTGTTGCTAAACTGGAAGCGTTACAAGAACGCCATGAAGAAGTCCAGGCGTTACTCGGTGAGCCCAGCGTCATCGCTGATATGGATCGCTTTCGCGCGTTGTCGCGAGAATATGCGCAGCTTACGGACATTACCCGTTGTTTCCAGCAATGGCAGCAGGCGCAAGAGGATCAACAGACCGCAGAAATGATGTTGGACGATCCAGAAATGCGCGATATGGCGCAGGAAGAATTGAAAGAGGGCAAAGCGACGATTGAAGCACTGGAGCAGCAGCTTCAAGTCCTATTGTTGCCGAAAGATCCTGACGATGAGCGCGGTTGTTTTCTTGAAGTGCGCGCGGGAACCGGTGGTGACGAAGCGGCGATCTTTGCTGGCGACCTGTTCCGTATGTACAGCCGGTATGCCGAATCACGCCGCTGGCGCGTCGAGGTTGTAAGCGCCAGCGAGGGTGAGCATGGCGGTTACAAAGAAGTCATTGCCAAAATCTCCGGCGATGGTGTGTATGGCCAACTTAAGTTTGAATCTGGCGGCCATCGCGTGCAACGCGTTCCTGCTACGGAATCTCAGGGACGTATTCATACGTCAGCTTGTACCGTCGCCGTCATGGCGGAAGTGCCGGAAGCCGAATTACCGGACATTAATCCTGCTGATTTACGCATCGATACCTTCCGCTCTTCTGGCGCGGGCGGTCAGCACGTTAACACCACCGACTCCGCCATCCGTATTACTCACTTGCCAACCGGTATTGTCGTGGAGTGTCAGGATGAACGCTCACAGCACAAGAACAAAGCTAAAGCGTTGTCTGTGTTAGGCGCACGTATTCGTGCGGCAGAAATCCATAAACGTCAGCAGGAAGAAGCGTCAACCCGTCGCAATCTGCTTGGCAGCGGCGATCGTTCAGACCGTATCCGTACCTATAACTTCCCGCAGGGAAGGGTGACCGATCACCGCATTAACCTGACGCTTTACCGTCTGGATGAGGTGATGGAAGGAAAACTGGATACGCTGATCCAACCGGTCGTGCAGGAATATCAGGCCGATCAGCTTGCCGCGTTGTCCGAGCAGGAATAA
- the prmC gene encoding peptide chain release factor N(5)-glutamine methyltransferase → MTYQDWLAFATAQLAAGESPKRDAEILLGFVTGKSRTFVLAFGETELRAAEQQQLTELLARRELGEPIAYLIGVREFWSLPLVVSPATLIPRPDTECLVEQALLRLPKTPCDVLDLGTGTGAIALAIASERHDCQVMGVDLQPEAVALATKNAQQLRLDNARFLPGSWYSPLEHRRFALIASNPPYIDADDVHLSQGDVRFEPASALVAADNGLADLRIIIESAPHYLEVGGWLLLEHGWQQGDAVRQLLQARGFTQLETCQDYGGNDRVSLGRWLNTINY, encoded by the coding sequence ATGACCTATCAGGATTGGCTAGCTTTTGCGACGGCGCAACTCGCGGCGGGAGAAAGCCCAAAGCGAGATGCGGAAATTTTGCTGGGCTTTGTAACCGGTAAGTCTCGTACATTCGTGTTGGCGTTTGGTGAAACTGAGCTACGCGCCGCAGAACAGCAGCAGCTAACCGAACTGCTGGCGCGTCGTGAGCTGGGGGAACCGATCGCCTATTTGATCGGCGTGCGCGAATTCTGGTCGCTACCTCTGGTTGTTTCGCCTGCTACGCTGATTCCTCGCCCTGATACCGAATGTCTGGTTGAGCAAGCGTTGTTGCGTCTGCCTAAAACGCCGTGTGATGTGTTGGATTTAGGCACTGGAACCGGCGCGATCGCGTTAGCGATTGCCAGTGAACGACACGATTGCCAGGTGATGGGTGTCGACCTGCAACCGGAGGCTGTGGCGTTAGCGACGAAAAATGCCCAGCAATTGAGGCTCGACAACGCCCGTTTCTTGCCCGGAAGTTGGTACTCTCCACTTGAACACAGGCGTTTTGCGCTTATCGCCAGCAACCCACCGTATATCGATGCCGATGATGTGCATTTGTCGCAGGGGGATGTTCGCTTTGAACCTGCCAGTGCTCTGGTTGCTGCCGACAACGGGTTAGCGGATTTACGCATCATTATTGAATCTGCTCCGCACTATTTAGAGGTTGGTGGCTGGCTGCTGTTGGAACATGGCTGGCAGCAGGGTGATGCGGTGCGCCAGCTATTGCAGGCGCGAGGATTTACACAACTAGAAACTTGTCAGGACTATGGTGGCAATGACCGGGTGTCGTTAGGGCGCTGGTTGAATACCATCAATTATTAG
- a CDS encoding SirB2 family protein encodes MDVITLYPATIYLHLATIGISISLFVIRFFWLCRQSPLLQQRWVKILPHINDTLLLISGIGLIIQSHTYPFTPEQSWLTEKLFGVIIYILLGAIALGKRPRSQKIRWLAFVSALICFGVVVLLALTQSPLLME; translated from the coding sequence ATGGACGTGATAACTCTTTACCCAGCCACGATATATCTGCATCTGGCAACGATTGGCATCAGTATTTCCCTGTTTGTCATCCGTTTTTTCTGGCTGTGTCGGCAATCCCCCCTACTGCAACAGCGCTGGGTTAAAATTCTGCCGCATATTAACGATACCTTGTTATTGATCAGCGGTATTGGTTTAATCATTCAGAGTCACACTTATCCGTTTACGCCTGAGCAAAGCTGGCTGACGGAAAAACTGTTTGGCGTTATCATTTATATCCTTCTTGGCGCTATCGCCTTGGGGAAACGCCCCCGTAGCCAGAAAATTCGCTGGCTAGCGTTTGTATCTGCTTTAATATGCTTTGGTGTGGTCGTGCTGCTAGCACTGACCCAATCACCGTTGCTGATGGAATAA
- the sirB1 gene encoding invasion regulator SirB1, producing the protein MSAIADFEFNQSLLSDGVVLVSQAIRRDFPAQDVRQNLQQLVESARTVIPDDLEQDLQLEKLIELFYHTWGFGGAGGVYRLSDALWLDQVLESRQGMPVSLGIIFLHIANELGLPLMPVIFPTQLILRADWLDEEMWLINPLNGDTLSEHVLEVWLKGNIGPSTRLLDEDLDEAENVMIVRKMLDTLKVALMEEKQMELALRASEAVLQFDPDDPYEIRDRGLIYAQLDCDHIALSDLNYFVEQCPEDPVSEMIKVQIHSIEQKQIVLH; encoded by the coding sequence ATGAGTGCTATTGCTGATTTTGAATTCAACCAGTCACTGCTAAGTGATGGTGTCGTGTTGGTTTCACAGGCTATTCGCCGCGACTTTCCCGCTCAGGATGTGCGGCAAAATCTGCAACAGTTGGTTGAGAGCGCCCGAACTGTTATTCCTGACGACCTTGAGCAAGATCTTCAGCTTGAAAAACTGATTGAGCTGTTTTATCACACCTGGGGATTTGGCGGTGCCGGCGGTGTTTATCGCTTGTCTGATGCACTATGGTTGGATCAGGTACTGGAATCTCGTCAGGGCATGCCCGTGTCACTTGGCATCATCTTCCTGCATATCGCAAACGAACTTGGCCTGCCGCTAATGCCGGTGATTTTCCCGACGCAGTTGATTCTGCGTGCCGACTGGCTCGACGAAGAAATGTGGCTGATCAATCCACTTAATGGCGATACGCTGAGTGAGCATGTGCTGGAAGTTTGGCTGAAAGGTAACATCGGCCCGTCAACCCGTTTGCTGGATGAAGATCTGGATGAAGCGGAGAATGTCATGATCGTGCGTAAAATGCTCGATACGTTGAAAGTCGCGCTGATGGAAGAAAAACAGATGGAATTGGCGTTGCGAGCCAGCGAAGCGGTGCTGCAATTTGACCCGGACGATCCCTATGAAATCCGCGATCGCGGCCTGATTTATGCTCAACTGGATTGTGACCATATTGCACTGTCTGATCTCAACTATTTTGTTGAACAGTGCCCGGAAGATCCGGTGAGTGAAATGATAAAAGTACAGATTCACTCGATAGAGCAAAAACAGATTGTCTTGCACTAG
- the kdsA gene encoding 3-deoxy-8-phosphooctulonate synthase, producing the protein MTNKVVKIGDIPVANDLPFVLFGGMNVLESRDLAMRICEHYVTVTQKLGIPYVFKASFDKANRSSIHSYRGPGLEEGMKIFQELKQTFGVKIITDVHEAHQAQPVADVVDVIQLPAFLARQTDLVEAMAKTGAVINVKKPQFVSPGQMGNIVDKFIEGGNDQVILCDRGSNFGYDNLVVDMLGFNVMKQASNGAPVIFDVTHALQCRDPFGAASGGRRGQVTELARAGMAVGLAGLFIEAHPDPANAKCDGPSALPLDKLEPFLQQIKAIDDLVKNFPELDTSK; encoded by the coding sequence ATGACGAATAAAGTGGTCAAGATAGGGGATATCCCCGTTGCCAACGATCTGCCTTTTGTACTGTTTGGCGGCATGAATGTTCTTGAATCACGCGATCTGGCAATGCGCATTTGTGAGCATTACGTCACGGTCACGCAGAAGTTAGGTATTCCTTACGTGTTCAAGGCGTCATTCGATAAGGCTAACCGCTCCTCGATTCACTCTTACCGTGGTCCTGGTCTGGAAGAAGGGATGAAAATCTTTCAGGAACTGAAACAGACCTTTGGCGTAAAAATTATTACTGACGTGCATGAAGCACATCAGGCGCAGCCCGTTGCGGATGTGGTTGATGTGATCCAGCTTCCTGCGTTTTTAGCACGCCAAACCGATCTGGTAGAAGCGATGGCGAAAACCGGTGCGGTGATCAACGTAAAAAAACCGCAGTTCGTCAGCCCAGGTCAAATGGGTAATATCGTCGATAAATTTATCGAGGGCGGTAACGATCAGGTGATCCTGTGTGACCGCGGCAGCAACTTTGGTTACGACAATCTGGTTGTTGATATGCTGGGCTTCAATGTTATGAAGCAGGCTTCCAACGGTGCCCCGGTAATTTTTGACGTTACGCATGCGCTACAGTGCCGCGACCCGTTTGGTGCAGCATCCGGTGGCCGTCGTGGGCAAGTGACCGAACTGGCGCGCGCTGGTATGGCGGTAGGTTTGGCGGGACTGTTTATTGAAGCTCACCCCGATCCTGCTAACGCGAAGTGTGATGGCCCATCCGCGCTGCCGCTGGATAAACTAGAACCATTCCTGCAACAAATAAAAGCGATTGACGATCTGGTTAAAAACTTCCCAGAATTGGATACCAGCAAATAA
- the ydgH gene encoding DUF1471 family protein YdgH translates to MKLKTTVIASTLLLSLSAFSAQAAQELTPEQAESLQPFERITFKGRFNAINEAVAAASKRADKAGAASFYVQSMDDANSSGNWNVTVDLYRKDAPKANQDTQFRTFYGVKELPKDVAYGLEPYDTVTVGGFFRSQPDVNDAIAKVAKEKNADSFYIVRQIDVNSNSANQKVTAYIYKADAPKRQTQSTDVIPADSDAGRAALAAGGAEAAKVEIPGVANSGSLSRNVGNFFETQSSKGGRYTVTLMDGSKIQELNNATAAQMVPFDSIKFRGNYTNMTQVSEAVAKRAGEKGAKYYHITRQWEGKGNNLTISADLYK, encoded by the coding sequence ATGAAGCTGAAGACTACTGTTATTGCATCCACATTATTGTTATCACTCTCGGCATTTTCAGCGCAGGCGGCACAGGAACTGACACCTGAGCAGGCAGAATCCCTGCAACCTTTTGAGCGAATTACGTTTAAAGGACGTTTTAACGCAATCAATGAAGCGGTTGCCGCAGCATCAAAACGCGCCGACAAGGCGGGTGCAGCGTCGTTTTATGTGCAATCTATGGATGACGCGAATTCGAGCGGGAACTGGAACGTGACTGTCGACCTGTATCGCAAAGATGCACCAAAAGCGAATCAGGACACCCAATTCCGCACTTTCTACGGTGTAAAAGAACTGCCGAAAGATGTAGCTTACGGGCTGGAACCGTATGACACAGTAACCGTAGGCGGATTTTTCCGTAGCCAGCCTGACGTGAATGATGCCATTGCGAAAGTGGCAAAAGAGAAAAATGCAGATTCGTTCTACATCGTCCGTCAGATTGATGTGAATTCGAATAGTGCCAACCAGAAAGTCACTGCCTACATTTATAAAGCCGATGCTCCGAAGCGCCAGACCCAGAGCACGGACGTCATTCCAGCAGATTCTGATGCGGGTCGCGCTGCGCTTGCTGCGGGTGGTGCAGAGGCCGCTAAGGTAGAAATTCCTGGTGTCGCTAACTCAGGTAGCCTAAGCCGTAACGTAGGTAACTTCTTTGAAACGCAATCATCAAAAGGTGGACGTTACACGGTAACGTTAATGGATGGTTCCAAAATTCAGGAACTGAACAATGCCACAGCGGCTCAGATGGTGCCTTTCGATTCGATTAAGTTCCGCGGTAACTACACTAATATGACACAGGTGTCTGAAGCCGTTGCCAAGCGCGCAGGCGAAAAAGGTGCCAAGTACTACCACATCACCAGACAGTGGGAAGGTAAAGGCAACAACCTCACGATTAGCGCCGATCTCTATAAATAA